The following coding sequences are from one Shewanella eurypsychrophilus window:
- a CDS encoding hydroxymethylglutaryl-CoA lyase, whose protein sequence is MMPKQVSIFEVGARDGLQNEKPVSTQDKIILIEDLAKAGVKRIEAASFVSPKWVPQMADSGDVLRNLKRETDVVYSALTPNMKGLELALDAKADEVAIFGAASESFSQRNINCSIEESIARFEPLMERALAENIRVRGYVSCVLGCPYEGDIDVSEVARVSEILYKMGCYEISLGDTIGVGTPNNARRMVEAVSQVVPVDKLALHFHDTYGQALANILACLETGVSVIDSSVAGLGGCPYAKGASGNLATEDLVYMLQGLGIETGVDLNLLAQAGKNISQALRRQTGSKVAQALLS, encoded by the coding sequence ATGATGCCGAAACAAGTTTCTATTTTTGAAGTCGGCGCTCGCGACGGCCTGCAAAATGAAAAGCCGGTATCGACTCAAGATAAAATTATCTTGATTGAAGATTTGGCTAAAGCAGGTGTAAAGCGTATCGAAGCAGCCAGCTTTGTGTCTCCTAAGTGGGTGCCACAGATGGCCGATTCTGGTGATGTTTTACGTAATCTTAAGCGTGAAACTGATGTGGTCTACAGCGCACTGACCCCTAATATGAAAGGCTTGGAACTTGCGCTTGACGCTAAAGCCGATGAAGTTGCCATCTTTGGCGCGGCGTCCGAGAGCTTCTCTCAGCGTAATATTAACTGCTCAATTGAAGAGTCCATTGCACGCTTTGAGCCCCTAATGGAGCGAGCTTTAGCCGAGAACATTCGCGTACGTGGCTACGTATCTTGTGTACTAGGCTGCCCCTATGAAGGTGATATCGATGTGAGTGAAGTAGCTCGCGTGTCTGAGATCCTTTACAAGATGGGCTGTTATGAGATCTCCCTCGGTGACACCATAGGCGTTGGCACACCGAATAATGCCCGTAGAATGGTAGAAGCTGTCAGCCAAGTCGTGCCAGTTGATAAGCTAGCACTGCACTTTCATGACACTTATGGCCAAGCGCTGGCGAACATCCTAGCTTGCCTTGAAACTGGCGTCAGTGTCATCGACTCCTCAGTAGCAGGATTAGGTGGTTGCCCTTATGCCAAAGGCGCTTCAGGTAATTTAGCCACCGAAGACCTTGTCTATATGTTGCAAGGTCTAGGAATAGAAACTGGCGTAGATCTAAACTTGCTGGCTCAAGCAGGTAAAAATATCAGCCAAGCACTGCGCAGACAAACAGGCTCTAAAGTTGCCCAAGCCTTGCTCAGTTAA
- a CDS encoding CoA transferase subunit A: MAGLNKVVHSYEEALKGLSNDMTVMVGGFGLCGIPEGLIAHMVKTGVTGLTAISNNAGVDDFGLGLLLKSRQIDTMIASYVGENATFEQQMLSGELNVILTPQGTLAEKIRAGGAGIPAFFTATGYGTPVAEGKETREIDGRHYVLEPSLTADFALVRAWKADTMGNLVFRKTAANFNPMMATAGKITVVEAEHIVEPGELDPDHIHTPGIYVNRVIQGTFEKRIEQRTVKPSLTQASTRA; this comes from the coding sequence ATGGCAGGACTAAATAAAGTCGTACACAGTTATGAAGAAGCCCTAAAGGGCCTTTCTAATGATATGACTGTGATGGTCGGTGGTTTTGGTTTATGTGGCATTCCGGAAGGCCTGATCGCTCATATGGTCAAAACTGGCGTCACTGGACTAACAGCAATTTCAAATAATGCAGGTGTCGATGATTTTGGCCTAGGCTTGCTACTCAAGAGTCGCCAAATCGATACTATGATAGCCTCCTATGTTGGTGAAAATGCCACCTTCGAGCAGCAGATGTTGTCGGGTGAACTCAATGTGATCTTAACGCCTCAGGGCACACTAGCAGAAAAAATTCGTGCTGGCGGCGCTGGCATTCCCGCCTTCTTCACCGCAACAGGTTACGGTACTCCTGTTGCCGAAGGTAAAGAGACGCGCGAAATCGACGGCCGTCATTATGTGCTAGAGCCATCACTCACCGCAGATTTTGCCTTAGTCCGCGCCTGGAAAGCCGATACTATGGGGAACTTAGTCTTTCGTAAAACGGCTGCGAACTTTAACCCTATGATGGCAACAGCCGGTAAAATTACTGTGGTAGAAGCCGAGCATATCGTTGAACCTGGAGAGCTGGATCCGGATCATATTCATACACCGGGTATCTATGTAAATCGTGTGATTCAAGGCACATTCGAGAAGCGCATCGAACAACGTACCGTGAAACCTTCATTAACCCAAGCATCAACTCGCGCATAA
- a CDS encoding 3-oxoacid CoA-transferase subunit B yields the protein MALSREQLAQRVAQELKDGYYVNLGIGIPTLVANYIPQGIDVMLQSENGLLGMGEFPTEETIDADLINAGKQTVTAVDGASFFSSAESFAMIRGGHVDLTVLGAFEVDEQGSIASWMIPGKLIKGMGGAMDLVAGADNIIVTMMHADKRGNSKLLPKCELPLTGFGCIKRVLTDLAFMEIKDGAFHLLERAPGVSVEEIVEKTAGKLVVPEHVPEMSV from the coding sequence ATGGCATTATCAAGAGAACAACTCGCACAGCGTGTAGCCCAAGAACTAAAAGATGGTTATTACGTTAACCTCGGAATAGGCATTCCAACCTTAGTCGCAAACTATATTCCACAGGGCATCGATGTGATGCTGCAATCAGAAAATGGACTTCTCGGCATGGGAGAATTTCCCACCGAAGAAACCATAGATGCCGATCTTATCAATGCGGGTAAGCAAACAGTAACAGCTGTCGATGGCGCATCATTTTTCTCTTCGGCAGAGAGTTTTGCCATGATCCGCGGCGGTCATGTAGACCTGACCGTATTGGGCGCGTTTGAAGTTGATGAGCAAGGCTCTATCGCCTCTTGGATGATCCCAGGAAAGCTTATCAAGGGCATGGGCGGCGCTATGGACTTAGTGGCTGGCGCGGATAACATCATCGTCACTATGATGCATGCAGATAAACGCGGTAACTCTAAGCTACTGCCTAAGTGTGAACTGCCCCTAACAGGTTTTGGTTGTATCAAGCGCGTGCTAACCGATCTGGCCTTTATGGAGATTAAAGATGGCGCTTTTCATCTGCTAGAGCGTGCACCTGGCGTATCTGTCGAAGAGATCGTTGAAAAAACAGCTGGTAAGCTTGTCGTTCCTGAACATGTGCCTGAAATGAGCGTTTAA
- a CDS encoding type II secretion system protein: MRLHKHKNGFTLIELVVVIIILGILAVIAAPKFLSLGSDAQTATLKGVTGSITSMNQLVHSKTQVDGIADKPDCSYDCNGHPNWDRLIGHYFIDVSGTRLYVYEGYPLEYAGDPIVERNYRTVMDLPADEYIFVKAATFSIVPIKFADKLPEIEDGSFKCHIEGSASLSDHSFKAVTNNC, encoded by the coding sequence GTGCGTTTACACAAACACAAAAATGGTTTTACCTTAATCGAGTTAGTGGTTGTCATTATCATACTCGGTATTCTCGCAGTTATTGCGGCGCCTAAATTTCTATCATTAGGTAGCGATGCACAAACTGCCACACTGAAGGGAGTAACAGGCTCAATCACCTCGATGAATCAACTTGTTCACTCAAAAACCCAGGTTGATGGCATTGCCGATAAGCCTGATTGTTCTTACGATTGCAATGGTCATCCCAATTGGGACCGTTTGATTGGACACTACTTTATTGATGTATCGGGCACACGACTGTACGTATACGAAGGCTATCCGTTAGAGTATGCAGGCGATCCCATCGTAGAGAGAAATTACCGTACAGTGATGGATTTACCTGCTGATGAGTATATCTTTGTTAAGGCTGCAACCTTCTCCATCGTCCCAATTAAGTTTGCAGATAAGCTCCCTGAAATCGAAGATGGTAGCTTTAAGTGTCATATAGAGGGTAGCGCTTCATTATCCGACCACTCCTTTAAAGCAGTGACAAATAATTGCTAA
- a CDS encoding peroxiredoxin family protein yields the protein MKNGIPWSRSELVILLFNLMIMSLLLFNSHSIQAKEDSRFAPDFELADPQGLLHQWEEYKGKPTIIHFWATWCPYCKKLQPGLENLGADFSDSDLQILGISFNEDEGADPAQTLKDRGINFPTLVQGESAAKAYGVNGTPTTVFINRRGEIVWVTNISEPNHPNLKSATEFILENNSK from the coding sequence ATGAAAAATGGAATACCTTGGTCCAGATCTGAACTGGTAATTTTGCTATTCAATCTGATGATTATGAGTCTTTTGCTATTTAATTCACATTCAATACAGGCTAAAGAAGATTCGAGATTCGCTCCAGACTTTGAGCTTGCAGATCCACAGGGACTGTTGCATCAATGGGAGGAATATAAGGGTAAGCCAACGATCATTCATTTTTGGGCAACTTGGTGTCCCTATTGTAAGAAACTTCAGCCAGGACTGGAGAATTTGGGTGCGGACTTCAGTGATAGCGACTTGCAGATCTTAGGCATAAGTTTCAACGAAGATGAGGGCGCCGATCCCGCACAAACCCTAAAGGATCGTGGAATTAACTTCCCAACGTTAGTCCAAGGTGAAAGCGCTGCTAAAGCTTATGGTGTGAATGGCACCCCGACGACGGTATTCATCAATCGCCGCGGGGAGATTGTTTGGGTAACCAATATTTCAGAGCCAAATCATCCAAATTTAAAAAGTGCCACAGAGTTCATTCTAGAAAACAACTCAAAATAA
- a CDS encoding thymidine kinase yields MAQLYFYYSAMNAGKSTSLLQSSYNYRERGMNTLVMTASIDDRYGVGKVASRIGIEADALVFGSNDNIAEMISAAHSEQQQHCILIDESQFLSKEQVKQLTYVVDILNIPVLCYGLKTDFQGELFTGSQYLLAWADKLVELKTICHCGRKANMVVRLDDEGKPMREGEQVAIGGNESYESVCRKHFREFLWD; encoded by the coding sequence TTGGCACAGCTCTATTTTTACTATTCGGCAATGAATGCCGGCAAGTCTACTTCGCTGTTACAGTCATCATATAATTATCGTGAGCGTGGCATGAATACCTTAGTCATGACTGCATCGATTGATGACAGATATGGCGTGGGGAAAGTAGCATCGCGGATCGGAATAGAGGCTGATGCACTGGTATTTGGTAGTAACGACAATATTGCCGAAATGATCTCCGCTGCGCACAGTGAGCAACAACAGCATTGTATCCTTATCGATGAATCACAGTTCTTAAGTAAAGAGCAGGTGAAGCAGCTGACATATGTTGTCGATATTTTGAATATCCCAGTGCTTTGTTATGGTCTCAAAACTGATTTCCAAGGTGAACTGTTTACTGGCAGTCAGTATCTTTTAGCATGGGCTGATAAATTGGTTGAGCTTAAAACCATCTGTCACTGTGGTCGTAAGGCTAATATGGTTGTGAGACTCGATGATGAAGGCAAGCCTATGCGCGAAGGCGAGCAGGTTGCTATCGGTGGTAATGAAAGTTACGAGTCAGTTTGCCGCAAACACTTTCGAGAGTTTTTGTGGGATTAA
- a CDS encoding Na+/H+ antiporter NhaC family protein, whose product MTTLSYADSALSLLPPVVAILMAIVTRRVLLSLGLGILLGVVLINDFSVAGSGQYLGEQVVGLFWDDGALNAWNLYLLGFLILLGMITALITVSGAANAFADWARTRIKCKRDAKLLTMFLGCVVFIDDYFNSLVVGSVARPLTDRYYISRSKLAYLLDSTAAPICVISPVSSWGAYIIALIGGILTAHGFTDTGHLSVFIQMIPMNFYAIFALLLLLCVACMDLNVGPMRQHELNAQKGNLYDESKGLPPGANSDLPEADNGKILGLFLPIIVLVCATFYFMVSSGGDALAADGKPFSILGAFENTDVASSLFFGALVGFLATVTFVLSQGLDKQYFIQGIVAGARSMLPAIYILLFAWTIAGVIGQLETGKFMASLASGNIPFALLPAVLFVLAGLTAFSTGTSWGTFGIMLPIAADMAMGTHTSMMLPMLAAVLAGAVFGDHCSPISDTTILSSTGANCHHIDHVITQLPYALIVAGISLVGYTVLGFTESLMAGLAACSIVFVISILVLRVKSRQGTA is encoded by the coding sequence ATGACAACTTTAAGTTACGCCGATTCGGCGCTTTCATTGCTGCCCCCTGTGGTTGCTATTCTGATGGCAATTGTTACTCGTCGCGTTCTACTCTCTTTGGGATTGGGAATATTACTCGGTGTCGTATTAATAAACGACTTTTCTGTTGCCGGTTCGGGGCAGTATCTTGGTGAGCAAGTAGTAGGACTATTCTGGGATGATGGTGCGTTAAATGCCTGGAACCTATACTTGCTCGGCTTCTTAATCTTATTGGGCATGATAACGGCGCTGATCACCGTCAGCGGCGCTGCAAATGCCTTTGCTGATTGGGCTAGAACCCGCATTAAGTGTAAACGTGATGCCAAGTTACTCACCATGTTCTTAGGTTGCGTGGTGTTTATCGACGATTATTTTAATAGCTTAGTGGTAGGCAGTGTCGCCAGGCCATTAACGGACAGATATTATATTTCACGCAGTAAGCTTGCGTACCTACTTGATTCTACCGCCGCACCAATCTGCGTGATCTCGCCAGTATCGAGCTGGGGCGCCTATATTATCGCGCTGATTGGCGGTATTTTAACGGCCCATGGTTTCACTGATACTGGTCACTTGAGTGTCTTCATTCAAATGATCCCGATGAACTTCTACGCTATTTTTGCCTTGTTATTGTTGTTATGTGTTGCCTGTATGGATCTCAATGTGGGTCCAATGCGCCAGCACGAGCTTAATGCGCAGAAAGGTAATTTATATGATGAAAGTAAGGGCCTACCACCGGGCGCAAACTCTGACTTACCTGAAGCCGATAACGGTAAGATCTTAGGCTTATTCCTGCCGATTATCGTACTGGTATGTGCGACGTTTTATTTCATGGTCAGTAGCGGTGGAGACGCCTTAGCCGCCGATGGAAAGCCTTTCAGTATTCTAGGCGCATTTGAAAATACCGATGTTGCATCATCACTGTTCTTCGGTGCATTAGTGGGCTTCTTGGCGACAGTGACTTTCGTTTTGAGCCAAGGGCTCGACAAGCAATATTTCATACAAGGTATTGTCGCCGGTGCTCGCTCTATGCTACCTGCTATCTACATCTTGTTATTTGCCTGGACCATTGCCGGCGTGATTGGTCAACTTGAGACAGGTAAATTTATGGCAAGCTTGGCATCGGGCAATATTCCCTTTGCACTGCTACCAGCCGTATTATTTGTACTTGCAGGTTTAACGGCGTTTTCTACCGGTACAAGTTGGGGGACGTTCGGTATCATGTTGCCTATCGCGGCTGACATGGCGATGGGGACTCATACGAGTATGATGTTACCTATGCTAGCAGCGGTATTGGCTGGTGCTGTATTTGGCGATCACTGTTCGCCTATCTCAGATACGACTATCCTCTCCTCAACGGGCGCAAACTGTCACCATATTGATCACGTGATCACTCAGTTACCTTATGCCTTGATTGTCGCGGGGATCAGTTTAGTGGGCTACACCGTTCTGGGGTTCACTGAATCTCTGATGGCTGGGTTAGCAGCGTGTAGCATTGTGTTTGTGATTAGTATCTTAGTGCTTAGAGTAAAGTCGAGACAAGGCACGGCTTAA
- a CDS encoding electron transfer flavoprotein subunit alpha/FixB family protein, whose protein sequence is MATLVLAEHDNASLKLDTAKVVTCGQAIGGDIDVLVAGHNCDAVVEAAKQLSGVRHVLVADAAQYANGFSDNLSQLIVELATEYEHILAAASSLGKDTLPRVSALLDVAQISEVIEVVSPDTFVRPIFAGSALATVQSLDDKKVLTVRSSAFDAAANDGSADTVAIDKVYDSLTQFVSQELSKSERPELGAASVVVSGGRGLGSGENFAILEQLADKLGGALGASRAAVDAGFVSNDLQVGQTGKIVAPDLYIAVGISGAIQHLAGMKDSKVIVAINKDPEAPIFQIADYGLEADLFEAVPQLLELL, encoded by the coding sequence ATGGCAACTTTAGTATTAGCAGAACATGATAATGCCAGCCTAAAACTGGATACAGCCAAAGTTGTCACTTGTGGACAAGCTATTGGTGGTGATATTGACGTTTTGGTTGCTGGTCATAACTGTGATGCAGTTGTGGAAGCGGCCAAGCAACTTTCAGGTGTCAGACACGTATTGGTGGCTGACGCTGCACAATATGCCAATGGCTTTTCCGATAATCTTTCGCAACTGATCGTTGAACTTGCTACTGAGTATGAGCATATTCTTGCGGCGGCATCTAGCTTAGGTAAAGACACACTTCCTCGTGTTTCAGCACTTTTAGATGTGGCTCAAATATCTGAAGTGATTGAAGTGGTGAGTCCAGATACTTTCGTGCGACCAATCTTTGCGGGCAGTGCATTAGCAACGGTGCAGAGTCTTGATGACAAGAAAGTGTTGACTGTTCGCTCTAGTGCTTTTGATGCAGCAGCTAACGACGGTAGCGCTGATACCGTCGCTATCGACAAGGTTTATGATTCATTAACTCAATTCGTTTCTCAAGAATTATCTAAATCTGAGCGTCCAGAGCTTGGGGCTGCCTCAGTGGTTGTTTCTGGTGGTCGTGGTTTAGGTAGTGGTGAGAACTTCGCCATACTCGAGCAGCTTGCAGATAAGTTAGGTGGGGCGCTTGGCGCGTCACGTGCTGCGGTTGACGCGGGGTTTGTTTCTAACGATCTACAAGTGGGTCAAACAGGTAAGATCGTCGCCCCTGATCTCTATATTGCAGTGGGGATCTCCGGCGCGATTCAGCACCTTGCTGGAATGAAAGACTCAAAAGTGATTGTGGCGATTAATAAAGACCCTGAAGCACCTATCTTCCAAATTGCCGATTATGGTTTGGAAGCAGATCTGTTTGAGGCCGTGCCTCAGTTGCTTGAGTTACTATAA
- a CDS encoding electron transfer flavoprotein subunit beta/FixA family protein produces the protein MKVLVPVKRVVDANVKVRVNADNTDVDTANLKMAINPFCEIAVEEAVRLKEAGVASEVVVVTVGPKAAQEQLRTAMALGADRGIHIETDEALVPLSIAKLLNAVQQKEQAQLIILGKQTIDGDNNQTGQMLAALANMPQATFASEVKIEGDTLAVTREVDGGLQSITVSLPAIVTADLRLNEPRYAKLPNIMKAKRKPLETVSIDDLGVSLKQHQTILKVTPPAERKGGVMVASVAELADKLKNEAKVI, from the coding sequence ATGAAAGTATTGGTGCCTGTTAAGCGCGTCGTCGATGCCAACGTAAAAGTCAGAGTGAACGCTGATAATACCGATGTCGATACCGCTAACTTGAAAATGGCGATTAACCCTTTTTGTGAGATTGCAGTAGAAGAAGCCGTGCGTTTAAAAGAAGCGGGTGTTGCTTCTGAAGTTGTGGTCGTAACAGTAGGCCCTAAAGCGGCACAAGAGCAGTTGCGCACAGCGATGGCCTTAGGTGCTGATCGCGGCATACATATTGAAACAGACGAGGCGTTAGTCCCTTTATCTATTGCTAAGCTACTCAATGCGGTTCAGCAAAAAGAGCAGGCACAACTGATCATTTTGGGCAAACAGACTATCGATGGTGATAACAACCAGACTGGGCAGATGTTAGCGGCATTGGCTAATATGCCACAAGCCACTTTTGCCTCAGAGGTTAAAATCGAGGGTGATACACTCGCTGTGACGCGTGAGGTTGATGGTGGTTTGCAGAGTATAACGGTTTCACTTCCTGCCATTGTTACTGCTGATCTACGTTTAAATGAGCCTAGATACGCAAAATTACCCAATATCATGAAAGCTAAACGCAAGCCTCTAGAAACGGTTTCCATTGATGATTTAGGCGTGAGTTTGAAGCAACATCAAACAATATTGAAGGTCACTCCACCGGCTGAACGTAAAGGCGGTGTGATGGTGGCTTCTGTTGCAGAACTGGCTGACAAGTTAAAAAATGAAGCGAAGGTGATCTAA
- a CDS encoding H-NS family nucleoid-associated regulatory protein, which produces MSDFLEILTHGRRFKAAVKELSIEDLKELAVKLDKVISERDAQAEEEAAVNAERNAKIDDIRKQMEAVGLSIDDLGSNEIKAVPKKRAPRPAKYTIAVNGEAITWTGQGRMPTVFKNELDKGRTMEDFLI; this is translated from the coding sequence ATGAGCGATTTTCTTGAAATACTTACTCATGGCCGCCGTTTTAAAGCCGCAGTAAAAGAACTGTCAATTGAAGATTTAAAAGAACTAGCGGTGAAACTTGATAAAGTTATCTCAGAAAGAGATGCTCAAGCCGAAGAAGAAGCGGCTGTGAATGCAGAAAGAAACGCCAAAATTGATGATATTCGCAAGCAGATGGAAGCCGTAGGTCTATCTATTGATGATCTTGGTTCAAATGAGATTAAAGCCGTACCTAAGAAACGTGCACCTCGCCCAGCTAAATATACTATAGCTGTAAATGGTGAAGCGATTACTTGGACGGGTCAAGGCCGTATGCCTACAGTATTTAAAAATGAGCTAGATAAAGGTCGTACTATGGAAGACTTCCTCATCTAA
- a CDS encoding amidohydrolase family protein, with product MSHIIKTITIITTLFSFSTAYVQANNQLTDNTPKLTALSHATLMIEPGHSIENATLLIKNNKIIDVIKNDKVPAHALTIDLSGYTIYPGFIDPFTEYAIEFEYQKVEVTPPIYEIKRIGGNAENGAIHSEKEWVNYVSPNSDDAKSWVNNGFTSVQSSYLDGIFRGRGVTLSLAEKNANQVIYQTHASHFLAFDKGSSPQDYPSSLMGSIALIRQTFADAAWYGQNRHKSFSKSETQLIEFNSAHAALADIEDEQIVFDTANLNNQLRAAHLLSKHEYNATLLGNGQEYARIDELKSYGYGLILPLNFPAAPLVGDDDNEREISLAQMRHWERAPANLKAVEQAEIPFSLTQHGIKAEDFWPRLRQAIKYGLSEQTALAALTTEAAEMVGTSEFTGRLKAGFMADLVITKGNIFQEGKIHSIWLQGDEQQIINRDTAPLNSNYQLQIGELTLELAISNEKADLSGTLSSGEQELTLAQISYLNKRLNFNVDMTAAGFDGINRFTLWFDEQGIRGRMLDKAGMVTPIAGLVSAKAIAPQDEKHNEPIELISNVTLPNVAYGRSTLAKSEKLHVSNATIWTSDKQGVLENSDIILSRGKIEQIGKNLKTPSGYQHIDATGKHITAGIIDEHSHIAINGGTNEGTDAITSEVRIGDIINPDDIAIYRAAAGGVTTAQLLHGSANPIGGQAQVIQMKWGENANGLKYSPAPASIKFALGENVKQSNWGDKFNRRFPQSRMGVKSLFTEAFNEAIAYEASIKRYQDLRGSEKRRRVAPKINYRLAAIAEVLQQKRDVHIHSYVQSEVLMFLRLAETYDFKVKTFTHILEGYKVAEEMAIHGASASTFSDWWAYKFEVYDAIPQNTCLMQNKGVLTSINSDDYEMQRRLNQEAAKSMMYCDMSAEDAWNMITINPAIQLGIDEYIGSITKGKQADIVLWDHSPLSVYAKVEATWIEGKRYFDRQADKRQQTAVTTERAALIQKILLSESTPSSLPPGETVIETSEPEWHCDTQYDVWHQARLLGGL from the coding sequence ATGAGTCATATAATAAAAACCATAACGATAATCACGACATTATTTTCATTTAGCACCGCTTATGTACAAGCTAATAACCAACTAACTGATAATACACCAAAATTAACAGCCCTATCTCATGCGACATTAATGATTGAACCTGGTCACAGTATCGAAAATGCGACGCTGTTGATTAAAAACAATAAAATAATTGATGTTATTAAAAATGATAAAGTACCAGCACACGCACTTACCATAGATCTCAGCGGCTACACCATTTACCCAGGATTTATAGATCCCTTCACCGAATACGCTATCGAATTTGAATATCAAAAAGTAGAAGTGACGCCGCCTATTTATGAAATTAAACGTATAGGTGGAAATGCTGAGAATGGGGCTATTCATTCTGAAAAAGAATGGGTGAACTATGTTTCACCTAATTCCGACGATGCCAAGAGTTGGGTCAACAACGGATTCACCAGTGTTCAATCAAGTTATTTAGACGGTATCTTCCGTGGCAGAGGCGTGACATTATCTTTAGCTGAAAAAAATGCCAACCAAGTTATTTATCAAACCCACGCAAGCCATTTCTTAGCATTTGATAAAGGCAGTTCACCTCAAGATTACCCTAGCTCGCTAATGGGCAGTATTGCCCTTATTCGACAAACCTTTGCCGATGCTGCCTGGTATGGACAAAATAGACACAAATCATTTTCAAAATCAGAAACTCAATTAATCGAATTTAATAGTGCCCATGCAGCACTTGCTGATATAGAAGATGAGCAAATAGTTTTTGATACTGCAAATTTAAATAATCAACTCAGGGCCGCTCACTTATTAAGCAAACATGAGTATAATGCGACTTTACTGGGTAATGGCCAAGAGTATGCCCGCATTGATGAGCTCAAATCCTATGGCTATGGTTTAATTCTGCCACTGAATTTTCCAGCCGCTCCCCTCGTTGGTGATGATGACAACGAAAGAGAAATTAGCTTAGCGCAGATGCGTCATTGGGAACGTGCTCCCGCTAATTTAAAAGCGGTTGAACAAGCAGAGATTCCATTTTCTTTAACTCAACACGGCATTAAAGCTGAAGATTTCTGGCCCAGACTTAGACAAGCGATTAAGTATGGCTTGAGTGAGCAAACAGCCTTGGCAGCACTGACCACTGAAGCCGCCGAAATGGTTGGTACCAGCGAATTTACTGGTCGTCTTAAAGCTGGATTTATGGCCGACTTAGTGATCACTAAAGGTAATATCTTCCAAGAGGGAAAGATACATAGCATCTGGCTACAAGGCGATGAGCAACAGATAATTAACAGAGATACCGCACCACTGAACTCAAATTATCAGCTACAGATCGGTGAACTGACGTTAGAACTTGCTATATCAAATGAAAAGGCTGACCTATCGGGTACCCTGTCCAGTGGTGAGCAGGAGCTTACACTTGCTCAAATCAGTTACCTTAACAAGCGCCTTAACTTTAATGTCGACATGACAGCAGCAGGCTTTGATGGCATCAACCGTTTCACCTTATGGTTTGATGAGCAAGGTATACGTGGTCGCATGTTAGATAAAGCTGGCATGGTAACCCCGATTGCAGGACTCGTTAGCGCTAAAGCAATCGCTCCCCAAGATGAAAAGCATAATGAACCTATCGAACTTATCTCAAATGTCACTTTACCCAATGTGGCCTACGGCAGAAGTACCTTAGCCAAGAGTGAGAAGCTACATGTCAGCAACGCCACTATCTGGACATCCGATAAGCAAGGTGTATTAGAAAACAGCGACATCATCCTCTCTCGAGGTAAAATTGAACAAATAGGTAAAAACCTTAAAACGCCTTCGGGCTACCAGCATATCGATGCCACAGGCAAACACATCACTGCTGGCATTATCGATGAGCACTCACACATTGCGATAAATGGTGGTACGAACGAAGGTACGGATGCCATCACCTCAGAAGTGCGCATCGGCGATATCATCAACCCCGACGACATCGCGATTTATCGCGCCGCTGCAGGTGGCGTAACCACAGCTCAACTGCTTCATGGCAGTGCCAATCCCATTGGTGGTCAAGCACAAGTGATACAAATGAAGTGGGGTGAGAATGCCAACGGCTTAAAATATAGTCCGGCACCAGCAAGCATCAAGTTTGCTTTAGGTGAAAATGTAAAACAGAGCAACTGGGGCGATAAATTTAACCGACGTTTTCCCCAAAGCCGTATGGGGGTTAAATCGCTATTTACAGAGGCCTTTAATGAAGCCATTGCCTATGAAGCATCAATTAAACGCTATCAAGACTTAAGAGGCAGCGAGAAACGCAGACGTGTCGCACCCAAAATCAACTACCGTTTAGCGGCTATTGCCGAAGTATTACAGCAAAAACGTGACGTACATATTCATTCATATGTGCAATCTGAAGTCTTAATGTTTCTCCGTTTAGCCGAAACTTATGACTTTAAAGTCAAAACTTTCACCCATATTCTTGAAGGTTATAAAGTTGCCGAAGAGATGGCTATACATGGCGCCTCAGCTTCAACGTTCTCAGATTGGTGGGCTTATAAATTTGAAGTTTATGATGCCATTCCGCAAAACACGTGTTTGATGCAGAACAAGGGCGTGCTCACCAGCATTAACTCCGATGATTACGAAATGCAACGCAGGTTAAATCAAGAAGCGGCAAAATCTATGATGTATTGTGACATGTCAGCTGAGGATGCCTGGAACATGATCACCATCAACCCGGCGATTCAACTGGGAATTGATGAGTACATAGGTTCAATTACAAAAGGTAAACAAGCCGATATCGTCCTCTGGGATCACTCTCCTCTGTCTGTGTACGCCAAAGTTGAAGCAACCTGGATTGAAGGAAAGCGTTACTTCGATCGCCAAGCTGATAAACGACAACAAACAGCAGTGACCACAGAAAGAGCGGCGTTAATTCAAAAAATACTCCTCAGTGAATCGACGCCTAGCAGCCTACCGCCGGGTGAAACGGTCATTGAGACGAGTGAACCCGAATGGCACTGTGACACCCAGTATGATGTTTGGCATCAAGCACGTTTATTGGGAGGTCTGTAA